In the Chroococcidiopsis sp. SAG 2025 genome, one interval contains:
- a CDS encoding class I SAM-dependent methyltransferase has translation MQIWGVDIDADMIYWCKEHLEPLFNFAVTTTIPHLPFEDRYFDLIYAGSLFTHVDDLTEAWLLELRRILSPKGRLYLTIHDNQTIKLLHTDFQNIFLSKKLRASDLYNQTKNDMAVLTIGRNTGSQVFYDIDYFCKKLSKLYKIHSVTTEAYNYQTAILVGRK, from the coding sequence ATGCAGATCTGGGGAGTAGACATTGATGCTGATATGATTTATTGGTGCAAAGAACACTTAGAGCCACTTTTCAATTTTGCAGTCACAACGACAATTCCTCACTTGCCATTTGAAGATCGATATTTCGATTTGATCTATGCTGGTTCGCTATTTACCCACGTTGACGATTTGACCGAAGCTTGGTTGTTAGAACTTCGGCGAATTCTTTCTCCCAAAGGAAGGCTTTACCTGACAATTCACGACAATCAAACTATCAAATTACTGCATACTGATTTCCAGAACATTTTTTTGTCTAAAAAACTCCGAGCTTCAGATTTGTACAATCAAACTAAAAATGATATGGCTGTTCTGACAATCGGTCGCAATACTGGTTCGCAAGTTTTTTACGATATCGATTATTTCTGTAAAAAACTGAGCAAGCTCTACAAAATACATTCGGTAACGACAGAAGCTTACAATTATCAAACAGCAATCTTAGTTGGTAGGAAATAA
- the aroA gene encoding 3-phosphoshikimate 1-carboxyvinyltransferase gives MLASPFAVETIDRQQNLIVTRPQTGFCLRGRIRVPGDKSISHRALMLGALANGETQIQGLLLGEDPRSTASCFRAMGAEISELNTDLVRVKGIGLGQLQEPADVLDAGNSGTTIRLMLGILASHPERFFTVTGDSSLRSRPMSRVVKPLQQMGAQIWGRKGNSLAPLAIQGQNLKPIHYQSPIASAQVKSCILLAGLMTEGKTTVTEPALSRDHSERMLQAFGAQLSVDPQTHSVTVTGPAQLQGQPVVVPGDISSAAFWLVAGAIVPDSELVIENVGVNPTRTGILAALEMMEADIQLENQRVVAGEPVADLRVRSSDLKACTIAGDIIPKLIDEIPILAVAAVFASGTTIIRDAAELRVKESDRLAAMATELNRIGAKVTELPDGLEITGGTALRGTEVDSYTDHRIAMSLAIAALNASGATTISRAEAAAISYPDFIPTLQQVCQ, from the coding sequence ATGTTGGCTTCTCCGTTCGCAGTTGAAACTATCGATCGCCAGCAAAATCTGATTGTCACTAGACCCCAGACAGGGTTTTGCTTGCGCGGTCGCATTCGGGTTCCTGGCGATAAATCAATTTCCCATCGGGCTTTGATGTTAGGGGCGCTGGCAAATGGGGAAACCCAAATTCAAGGGCTGCTGTTGGGGGAAGACCCCAGGAGTACGGCTAGCTGTTTTCGGGCAATGGGGGCGGAAATTTCAGAACTCAATACAGATTTGGTGCGGGTGAAAGGGATCGGTTTGGGTCAGTTGCAGGAACCAGCAGACGTATTGGATGCAGGTAACTCTGGGACGACGATCCGGTTGATGTTGGGAATTTTAGCTTCTCATCCAGAAAGATTTTTTACAGTTACGGGAGATAGTTCGTTGCGATCGCGTCCCATGTCTCGCGTCGTCAAACCTTTGCAACAAATGGGGGCGCAAATTTGGGGACGTAAGGGTAATTCTCTTGCACCTTTGGCAATTCAAGGGCAAAACCTCAAGCCAATCCACTATCAATCTCCAATTGCTTCGGCACAGGTGAAATCTTGTATTCTGCTAGCTGGGTTGATGACTGAGGGAAAAACAACGGTGACAGAACCAGCTTTATCCCGCGACCACAGCGAACGGATGTTGCAAGCTTTTGGGGCGCAATTGAGCGTCGATCCCCAAACCCATAGTGTCACGGTAACGGGACCAGCGCAACTGCAAGGACAGCCGGTAGTCGTTCCTGGTGATATTAGTTCGGCTGCTTTTTGGTTGGTGGCTGGGGCGATTGTCCCAGATTCAGAATTGGTCATTGAAAATGTTGGCGTTAACCCCACGCGCACTGGGATTTTAGCAGCTTTGGAAATGATGGAGGCAGATATTCAACTAGAAAATCAGCGAGTTGTCGCAGGGGAACCAGTTGCCGATCTGCGGGTGCGTTCTAGCGATTTAAAAGCGTGTACGATCGCGGGCGATATCATCCCCAAATTAATCGACGAGATCCCAATCTTGGCTGTAGCAGCAGTGTTTGCTAGCGGTACGACGATAATTCGGGATGCAGCAGAATTACGGGTTAAAGAAAGCGATCGCCTTGCAGCTATGGCAACCGAGTTAAATCGCATCGGTGCGAAAGTCACGGAATTACCCGACGGTTTAGAAATTACTGGCGGGACGGCTTTAAGGGGTACGGAGGTAGATAGTTACACCGATCATCGCATTGCTATGAGTTTGGCGATCGCGGCTTTGAATGCCAGCGGTGCGACAACTATAAGTCGAGCCGAAGCCGCAGCAATTTCTTATCCAGATTTCATCCCAACTCTGCAACAAGTTTGCCAGTAG